The following proteins are co-located in the Actinomycetota bacterium genome:
- a CDS encoding DPP IV N-terminal domain-containing protein: MTSRRFVFPNRAFAAALAAALAVSAGATLPAAAGPKATPTNGRIVFVGGQTGNADIYSINPDGTGLVNLTHDPGDDSQPAVSADGTKIAWISDRDAGNRDVYVMNADGTGVQRLTTDPYSESWPSFSPDGTRIVFGSNIDIKHDTDPQLYVMNADGSNVVRLTDDGSFDDQARFSPDGSKIAFTSFRGGDAEIYVMNADGSNQTNITHNEAFDEYPAWSPDGTLIAFRTNRDEDPEIYTMKPNGSEQTDFTNDHSFRDEFPAWSPDGTELAFTSNRGAASNPSGPADSPFPDDRIWVAPFPGGPAAPFSPAAGNEPVWAAVPHVLDLGLADPPDVGPLATGSKRRLSYQVTNLGNVDASGVTVQATLPHLLAFVSARRCTASGRVVTCQLGAIPAGDSDTVKFRVRVRRFPQSLSERTANVAIAVASSGDDAHPADNSQVQQVIAIHG; encoded by the coding sequence ATGACATCCAGGCGGTTCGTCTTCCCCAACCGGGCGTTCGCCGCGGCGCTCGCCGCAGCGCTCGCCGTCTCGGCCGGCGCAACGCTGCCTGCCGCGGCGGGCCCGAAGGCCACTCCCACCAACGGAAGGATCGTCTTCGTGGGCGGCCAGACCGGCAACGCCGACATCTACTCGATCAACCCCGATGGGACCGGTCTGGTCAACCTGACCCACGATCCGGGGGACGACTCGCAGCCGGCGGTGTCGGCCGACGGGACGAAGATCGCCTGGATCTCGGACCGCGACGCCGGCAACCGCGACGTGTACGTCATGAACGCCGACGGGACGGGCGTGCAGCGGCTGACCACCGACCCGTACTCGGAGTCCTGGCCTTCGTTCTCCCCGGACGGCACCAGGATCGTGTTCGGCAGCAACATCGACATCAAGCACGACACCGATCCGCAGCTGTACGTCATGAACGCGGACGGGTCGAACGTGGTCCGGCTGACCGACGACGGGTCCTTCGACGACCAGGCCCGGTTCTCGCCGGACGGCTCGAAGATCGCGTTCACGTCGTTCCGGGGCGGAGACGCGGAGATCTACGTCATGAACGCGGACGGGTCCAACCAGACCAACATCACGCACAACGAGGCGTTCGACGAGTATCCGGCGTGGTCGCCCGACGGCACGCTGATCGCGTTCCGGACCAACCGCGACGAGGACCCCGAGATCTACACCATGAAGCCGAATGGCTCCGAGCAGACCGACTTCACCAACGATCACTCCTTCCGCGACGAGTTCCCGGCGTGGTCGCCCGACGGGACGGAGCTCGCGTTCACCAGCAACCGGGGCGCCGCCTCGAATCCCTCCGGCCCCGCGGACAGCCCGTTCCCCGACGACCGGATCTGGGTGGCGCCCTTCCCGGGGGGTCCGGCCGCCCCGTTCTCGCCGGCGGCCGGCAACGAGCCGGTGTGGGCGGCGGTGCCCCACGTGCTCGACCTCGGCCTGGCCGATCCGCCGGACGTCGGTCCGCTCGCCACGGGGTCGAAGCGGCGGCTCTCGTATCAGGTCACCAACCTCGGGAACGTGGACGCGTCGGGGGTGACCGTCCAGGCGACCCTTCCGCACCTGCTGGCGTTCGTGTCCGCCAGGCGATGCACGGCGAGCGGTCGGGTGGTGACCTGCCAGCTCGGTGCGATCCCGGCCGGAGATTCGGACACCGTGAAGTTCCGGGTCCGGGTCCGGCGGTTCCCGCAGAGCCTGTCGGAGAGGACGGCCAACGTGGCCATCGCCGTCGCGAGCTCCGGGGACGACGCGCATCCCGCCGACAACAGCCAGGTCCAGCAGGTCATCGCCATCCACGGCTGA